A single region of the Streptomyces caelestis genome encodes:
- a CDS encoding amino acid deaminase — protein sequence MTAVTAAESLARLAAERVDHRFKGLPPDADGLTVGELAAQRRNLFTGGFPTPVLALSAERLEHNLRLMETYADRHGLAFAPHGKTSMAPQLFQRQIEHGAWGITLAVPHQVRVARAFGTRRVFLANELVDPAALRWISAELDADPEFRFVAYVDSVRGVELMDAALRGARRPLDVVVELAAGEGARTGVRTEAECAAVADAVAGTRTLRLVGVAGYEGEVPKADPERVTAWLRRLVALAAGFDKAGRFSGADEIVVSAGGSAWFDAVADVFSEIPELSLPVLKLLRSGAYVSHDDGHYRKLTPFNRVPEEGALEPAFRLWTQVVSRPSAEQAFVNAGKRDAAYDLGLPFAQVIRRDGAERPATGVSVTALSDQHAWLSTTPEAGLEVGDWVGLGLSHPCTSFDKWPLIPVAEADGTVVDYVRTFF from the coding sequence ATGACAGCCGTTACCGCCGCCGAGTCCCTCGCCCGGCTCGCCGCCGAACGCGTCGACCACCGCTTCAAGGGCCTCCCGCCGGACGCCGACGGCCTGACCGTGGGCGAACTGGCCGCCCAGCGCCGGAACCTGTTCACCGGCGGCTTCCCCACGCCCGTGCTCGCGCTGTCCGCCGAGCGCCTGGAGCACAACCTGCGGCTCATGGAGACCTACGCGGACCGGCACGGCCTGGCCTTCGCGCCGCACGGCAAGACCTCCATGGCGCCGCAGCTCTTCCAGCGGCAGATCGAGCACGGGGCGTGGGGCATCACGCTGGCGGTGCCGCATCAGGTGCGGGTGGCGCGCGCGTTCGGGACCCGGCGCGTGTTCCTGGCGAACGAGCTGGTCGACCCGGCGGCCCTGCGCTGGATCTCCGCCGAGCTCGACGCCGACCCGGAGTTCCGCTTCGTCGCTTACGTCGACTCGGTGCGCGGGGTGGAGCTGATGGACGCCGCGCTGCGCGGTGCCCGGCGCCCGCTGGACGTCGTCGTCGAACTCGCGGCCGGGGAGGGCGCCCGTACCGGGGTGCGTACGGAGGCGGAGTGCGCGGCGGTCGCGGACGCGGTGGCGGGCACGCGGACCCTGCGGCTCGTCGGCGTCGCGGGCTACGAGGGCGAGGTGCCGAAGGCGGACCCGGAGCGGGTCACGGCGTGGCTGCGGCGGCTGGTCGCGCTGGCCGCCGGCTTCGACAAGGCCGGACGGTTCTCCGGTGCGGACGAGATCGTCGTCAGCGCGGGCGGCAGCGCCTGGTTCGACGCGGTCGCCGACGTGTTCTCGGAGATCCCTGAACTCTCCCTCCCGGTCCTGAAGCTGCTGCGCTCGGGCGCCTACGTCTCGCACGACGACGGCCACTACCGCAAGCTGACCCCGTTCAACCGGGTGCCCGAGGAGGGCGCCCTGGAGCCGGCGTTCCGGCTGTGGACGCAGGTGGTGTCGCGGCCCTCGGCCGAGCAGGCCTTCGTCAACGCGGGCAAGCGGGACGCGGCCTACGACCTCGGCCTGCCCTTCGCCCAGGTGATCCGCCGGGACGGCGCCGAGCGCCCGGCGACCGGCGTGTCGGTGACGGCCCTGTCCGACCAGCACGCCTGGCTGAGCACCACGCCGGAGGCGGGTCTGGAGGTGGGTGACTGGGTCGGTCTGGGTCTGTCCCATCCGTGCACGTCGTTCGACAAGTGGCCGCTGATCCCGGTCGCCGAGGCGGACGGCACGGTCGTCGACTACGTCCGTACGTTCTTCTAG